The DNA region GCCTGTCTTACACGGTGAATGTAATGGCACATGCATATGACATAATATTGTCAACGTTACAGCTATGTTTAATTAGCAAAACATGCAAACTTCTAGAATGTACTTTTATGTCTCTTGTGGGTATGGTAAGAAATGGTGCATTCCACTTGTACTCATAAGTTGCTCTTTCCAGTTGTTTTTGCCAGTTACGAGCAAGAAGCTGTTCAAACCCCGAGTACCCCAAATTTGAATTTCCAAGATGGGTGAGCCTATTtactgtagtctaaatgagtcATAGATATGAATGTTTATTAGCTGTTCTGTTCTATTTGTATCTCATTAAATCAGTTATGtcattttgtttgcttgttgtttATACTGTGTAATGATTCGTTACAAACTAGTATTGCTGTATCTGATAACAATCGCTAATAACAGACAATTGCTAACAGACATTTGCATTTTATTCTTGTTACTTATACAACAAGTGGAACGCATTCGACATTCGGGTGTGACGTCATTCCCAGTCACCGATTACCATCGACGAGGCAAATGGAACGCAGCATAAGTAAGAGTCAGAGGGGAAGTAGGTCTTACTGTTCCACTGTTCATCAGTAATGCCATTTCTGTGGGCTGGTACACATGACTGCGGAACGGCAGGCCCTGGCGAGGCCCTGCCAGGCCATTATGGTATGCACCGGACCGAAGAGCTGGGAACAGACACACGATTCAAATGAAGCGCAATGATATTTGTGTTATTCCATAAGGATGCTTCAGTGGGTGAAAAGAAAAAGCCAAAGGAACTGACAAATACCTGCACTGTGTTCCTCTATGGTGAAGGCCTGGTTGTCTGCAAATGGAGGTCTTTGTGCTGGGGgtccctcgtcctcctcgtagCCTTGGTCCTGCAGCTGGGAGGACGACTGGTTGGTCGTGTCGTAGAATTCCGGCGACGCCATGCTGAACTGAGGCTCCTGCCGCAGACACAGGTGAGCCTCTGGGATGGCGTGGAACAGCAGCAGCGCCCACCCTTCCGTCACCAGGGCGACGGCCAGCGCGGGCTCGTCCCAGTCGGGTCGCCCGTGGTGCAGCGCCGACGTGGCCACCAGGTCGTTGTAGAGATAGAAGCCGAGCCAGGCCGCCCAGAGGATGAGCGAGGCCAGGCAGGACAGGAAGAGCCAGACGCCGTTGCACCTCCACCTGCGCCGCAGCGTCTCCGAGCGGCCGCCTCCACACAGCACCACGCCCAGGGACAGGCCGGCGGccatcagcagcagccccagcgcGTAGCTGCAGGCCAGCGTGAAGTCGACGGGCAGGTAGTCGCAGGCGGCGTGGCCCTCGCGCACCACCGTCAGCAGCAGCCACTCGCCGGCGATCACGCCCTGCACCAGGCTCAGCGCCGCCGCCAGGCCGGCCAGCGACCCCCCCGACGGGCTGCGCCGCCCCGCCGCCAGCCTCCTCAGCCGCAGCGCCTGCGCCAGCAGGCAGGAGAAGCACAGGGCGAAGAGCGGCCCCCAGAGGGCGCGCCGCACCACGCACAGGCCCTCGCCGCGCCCCACCAGGAAGGCGAAGGAGAGGCCGAAGAGGCCCGCGGTgccggccagcagcagcaggagggggGCCACGCCGCTGCGGCGCTCGGGCTCGGGCACGTAGCGCAGCCGCGTCAGCAGCACCAGCGCCAGCACCAGCGCCGTCAGCGCCCCGCCACACGCCACCGCCTCCAGCACCACGCCCCACACCGACTCCAGGTCGCACAGCACCTGGTACGGGGCCTCCACCGACGAGCCGCAGCCCCGCGGGGGCGGAGGGTGGGAGTCGGGGTCGGAGTCGGAGTCCTCGCTCGAGCCACAGCTGATCGcggacaggaggaagaggagggcaggGCTGAGGGCCATGGCTGGAGGGAAGAGAAGCACAAAGAACGCGTATAGGCTACTGAATATTACGCCTTATCGGCACACGTCACATCCACCATCACTCATTTTGTTGGAGACAGCGCTGTAACAGCTCAGTAACTTCAACTTCATGATGTCATGCCTTTGTTGAGTCTCTCACAAATGTGCCACCTCAAGCCTGTGCCAGCCCTGAGCAGTTACCATGGAAACCAGCAGCACAGCGTGGGCAGGTTGAGATGAGGTTTACATAAGCTGCTATCCCTGAGTAGCAGGCAGCATCTCtgacacacagcacaatacacTAAATGCAGACTGCGTATTAAAAAGAAGTTCCACTATCACAGCATAGAAGTCTGCTTTAATGTTTACCCTACACTTTTTATGAACTGAGGAATCATGCTATACTAACACATCATTCAATGTatgtcccctctcctctgtttctctgcttatgagtttttttttttatatattccTATATGGCATGAACACTccccaacatacagtagaccttTAGAGGAACCGCAGAAGTATGTAGGAGGAATGCAGAGGGCGGAGTTTAAGTAGTGACCTCTGCCACTGATTGGGCAGAAAGCTCAAAGACAACCAACGATACAGTAAAGGTTTGGATGGCCATTAATGAGCCATCAGAAATGACTGGATAATATCgaacatttatttcatttttcgcATTTGAAAGCCATCAATTAAAACATCTATAGTCAACCCCGAATGCCATTTTTTGTGAAGTGTTATAGTGacacttgatttttttttttttttaaagcccacATGCTACAGTCATTTGTCTCTGGTGAAGAGGATCCAAAACTCAAGCAACAAGTCTACTTACCTTAGGCTGAAGTCGTATAGGCAGTGGcttaacagtctctctctctctctctttttttttttatttaagttATGAATTCACAAACGGATGTCTCATCTCGGATGAACCATCGTGGGCTGAAGGCACAGCCAGATTCCTTGGGTGTGATTTTTCGAGGCTAAAATTTGGAGCCGTTCTCCCTGCCGttgcagtaggctacttctttgcGGGAAAACTTCTTTCGAGACCTCATCAGCTGCGAAGATTttcgataaaaaaaaataatggccTGATTCAAAACATTTCCTTGCAGTAAAGATTACCGTTTCAATTCATCTCGCTAGGCGCAGCTTTGAGAGCTTGCTGTAGGTGTTctgccccccttccccccactcccgccctctctctctgtctcatgcaCTGGCAAACAGCGTAGCTTACTTTACTGCGCGTCTTGAGAGCGCGGAGTCGCTGCGGACGAGATTGCAACTTGCAGCAAGTCAATAATGCAGTGGCGCTCGTCATAAAGACGTTAAACCGTTCACTGACAACTGGGAATCACAACAATAGTAGATATAGTTGAGTTAGCTATAATCCAAGCGATCAGAATCTGCAGACAAGGATTCCCAAAAGTAGCAGAGATCATGTTCTTTATTTAGCGCACCGCTCCATCTCACTATAAACTGGCCTATCTGCAGACGGTGGCTTGCGCTGATGCGTACGCCTACAGGTGTGATTCAACGTGAGACGTGTTTCTTCAAGATGTTATGTCATAGTTGAAAGCCGTGACTAACGCATGCCCATCTTGCAACTTCAGAGAGGAGTTAATCTCGTGCGTGTCTTCGTTTTTGGTAGCCTCACTGCGCGCACATAGACACAGGCTGTCTAAATCTGTAGAAGTAGACAGTGTTCTTATGCCTTTCAACTTTGCTTGTACGAAATGTCTCAGGCTGACTTCAGACCAGTTTTTGTGGATAATGACTCTCTCGACTAATCCTGTGTCAGTTAATACTCAGATTAGGTTCTAGCCATGCCACCCTAATAGTAACAGCTCCACACAGGATAACACAAAGTGTAATCAATTGCACAGAAGCCTACAAGCATTCAGTCATTCTGTCACAgatgaaattgaaattaaaggTAAATTCATTTCACCCAACTGCATAGGCAATAGCATAAACTAGTGAGGGCATCCATGCATATATCAGGCCTATGCCATGCACTTCAAAACTGAATGCTATGTTAAAAGACCGTCGTTTTTGTCCACAAAATAATTCAGATTAAACTGTGCAGTGGGAAAAGTCAGACATTTTTACCTCTATCACACAATCAAGCAATGATGGTGACAGCCTAGACAAATATAGCAACCCTTAAAAAGACAGAGATTGAAAGTGACAAAATAGAAGACAGGAGTGAAGGGGGGAGTGAGACCAAAGAAGTGCTGAGTTGCTCACTTCAGTGATTATACTCTGAGGTTAAGTACCAGAGCAGATAATCCGCACTTCAACTGTCCTTCCACTCTCAAGGGGACTCAGAGAGGACTAGAACTGACCTCATCTGGCATCAGCATGACCCACTGATATCATAAACAACAGTGCTTTATGGACATCACAAAATCCTTCAGATAATCTGTTTTATAGTATAGAGGAAAGTGATGGTGACAAGCTATATCAGTAACTGGGAAAGGAAATCATACTGAAACATTTTTATGTGCAATCACAGATCAATACACAAAACTTGCAGCAAAATAAATTCTCATCCCAACATAAGGTGAGAGGCCAAGCCCTCTCAATGAGTTCTTAGCTGTTTAAATAAGAGtgaaacacacacctgaagcTGATGCCACTTGTTGCTCTTACCATGCAACAAGCGGAAACTGAACTGACAGAGTCGAGGTTCATCCACATCAATCCTATCAACTCATTAAGACTTtcgtggagaggagaagagaggaggaagacccTTCACTTCAGTTTTAGGGTGATTGGTCTAGCTGTCTGTCTTATTGGTTTAGCTGGACACTGCTGGAAAAATTCAGCCTTCAGCAGAAACATTGGTTACCTGCACAGcctcttcactcactcaccatcTTTAACATTTTTAAACTGGTTAAGTCATGTGCTCCTTCTTTGTGTGCATCAGATCCATAGGCTGTATAAAATTGATAATGAAATATGATAATAGCTAACTGCGACAGAaagtagacctacagtacatggtgTGTAAATTACACACCAAGCTCCACCTAGTGGTTTGATAAGACAACAGCTGAGATCTACTTTTGCAAACATAAAATACTGTTATACAAAGTGTATAAACTATTTCGGAAATAATGTGAATTTGTCTATTGTGTCTATAGTCTtgtttgtgtaaaatgcaaataaactcATAATGTGATAATCTACACATTTCGTAAAATCATATTTAACTGCAAAAGGACACAGTATATCATATTTTAAATTCTATCtcatggaaaatatatgttATTTTTGAATTTGATATCAGCAATCCGTTTATAAAAACTTAGGGACAGGTCCTTTCAGCTGCTCAACCGTCTGGGgtttttcatgtttttcattCCTTGATTCACCCAATTTGACAGGTCTGGACTGCAGACAAGCCATTTTAGCACATTAGCAAGGACAGGAGATATGGAGCCATACTGTTTAAATATGCATGTGCAGAATTaattttgccattgttttcctgATAACATCTTCCCTGAAAAAAATGCATTGACTGGATGGCAGTatatgttgctcaaaacctgtGTACATCATTTAGAATTGATTGTGCAAGGTCCATGCTGTATGCACCTCCACACCATCACAGATACTGGGTTTTGAAATATACAAGTTGGATAGTTGGATAATCTCTTTCCTTCTATAGCCcagagatttaaaaaaataattgacaTTTTTAATTGGTATTACCACATGACTGTTTTCCACTTTACCTCCTCCGTTTTAAACGATCTCAGGCCCAGATAATGGCATTTCTGTATCATGTCTGAATACAATTTCTAAGTTTGCATGAAAAAGTTCACTAGCTTTTTGTGAATTGAGTATAAAGCTGTGCTCATAGACAATGGGTATCTTAAGTTTTCCTGAACCCAATGACATTCTTTACAGAAACAGGTCTGGttttaaatagatagatagatagatagatagatagatagatactttattgatccccaaggggaaattcaaggtcccagcagcttaagacaccacacacaacatacagtacaatgtaaaccatgtaaacaggaaaattaaaaagcaaatcaacaatcaacatgactaaaggagcagtagaatactatagataaggtatgcatgaatgtactgaggattggtgctgtgatccagtctgaggtgtgtgtcaagttggtagtgcaaataagtccaacagtgcaacagtgcaagattaaattctagtgaccagtaataaatatgtacagtacaaaatgtaagcatagtaataatagtaacagtactaatataaatatatggacaattaaaataaacttaacatagtaataatataagagttagacatgagggtagacatgtaagccatgccatgtaagtgtataagagggtggaggtgcagatatactatgcatagaagtccaactctccttttcccttcagtgaagcattgtacagttgtatggccctgggtacaaatgacattctcagtctgtctgttgtgcatgtcatggagcgtagtctccagctgatcaagctcttctgctgtatgatagtgctgtagagtggatgacagtcattgtccaggatgctgtgtagcttgttcagggtctttttgtctgatactgaagtgatgcactccagatcagctcccacaacagagccagccttccttaccagcctgtctagtcgcccagcatccctcttcctagtgcttcctccccagcatgccacagcatagaagaggacgctggcaacaacagactggtaaaacatccagaggagcttgctgcagacattgaaggagcgcagcctcctcaggaagtacagcctgctctgccctttcttgtatattgcttcagtgttgactgaccagtccagtttatcgtccagatgtacgcccaggtacttgtatgtgttcaccacctccacattgacctcctcaatgtggaggtggtgatgcaGTGTTATCTAGAAATAGATTGAAGGTTAGGCCTATTTAGAAACAGCAGTGGCCAATAATAAACTCAGTTGACCAATGAAATGAGAAATTATATGGATTtatcttctccttcttcttagtgtgtttgtaaattCTTGATCACCCTTTTACACCTCCTCAATGTTGGGCTTTTGGAATCTCAGTAACAACATtgacattaaaaagaaaaagaaaaaagaaaactgagGCAGATCTTCTCAGGTAACTTTACttttgacataaaaaaaataccatcGAGGACAGATACATTAGTTGGGACCCCATTGTGGCACCCTCACTTCAAAAAGTGAATCTTTCATATACTCTAGATTCATTAGATATAAAGtgaaatattttgttttaatgATTGCATCGTGCAGCTCATGAAACCCAAAAATCAGTATatcaaaatattaaaataaagaGGAAATGTCAAAATTTTTAAATGAAATCAACTACTCTGACTAAGCTGAAATAGTTCATTTATACACTCTTGGTTGGGCTGTTTTTATGGAAGCATGAAGTGCTCTAAAATGTCCTGCCAGGAGGGTGCTTTGGCTCTAGACTTGATAACACAATGGATCAACACCAGCAGATGACATGAAACCCCAAATCATCACTGACTGTGGAAACTTGGATTGCCTCTTCACTGTTCTTCCAGATTCTTGGGACCTTGATTAAACCCCGATATCCAAATGAAATGGAGAATGTTTTCATGTGAAAATAGGAGTTGAGGACCACTGACCAATGGCCCAGTTTTGTCTCTCCTTAGCTCAGGTAAGACACACTAACCTTGTCTCTGATTCAGGAGTAGCTTGATACTAGGAATATGTCAGTTTATTTCCGACATCTGTGCGTAGTGGTTCTTGATGCCTAGTCCAGCCTCAGTCAACTAATGAAGTTCCGAACTTGGCTTTGCTGGACAAATCTCTCAAGGCTACGGTCATCCTTGTTGCTTTTCCTACCACACTTTCCTCTTCCAGTCAACTTTCTATAATATGCTTTGATGTTCTGTACACTGAACAACCTGCCCTGAACCCTTGAGCAATGTTTCTGGAAACATGATGTtgccattacagtttttcatgattgctttgacctgcttaaaCAAACTGGGATTCACTCGGTTTTCCTCATCACTGTCTCAGCAGAGCAGAAGACACCTTTTGCAAATGTGTTGACCCTTTCTCATTGGATTAACACATTTCCCCACCCTTTTACAGAACAGTTAACACGgatgtcattcaagcagtccaaaTTCCATTATTATAGCTatggtaaccaaacagaaaccATCTGTTACCCAACTATTAGaaactacctacagtacatcagtatGAAttcactgaagcacctgtttgacaccCCTTCACACAAATCTTCAATTAGCAATCAGTCAGCAGGCCTTAAAAGGTGTAGCGTCTGTTGTTATACTTCAGTGTGAtagattttattttcatttctcaTACTCTAATAGATTTTATTTTGGTTTACATGTATTTTGTGTaatatttacagtagcctattttagTTTTCAGCTACAGTTTGAAATGCCACTGGTATGAAAGCTATACAGTAATGACAAGCAATGGTGCACTGATTCACACTGAGTGCTGTATTCTGTATTTTGTTTTCCGCTGTGTAATGGTTGATTGGAAGAGCTTATGTGTTTCGGCCtgtgtgttaactgttttgAAAAATATGGAGTTTGAGTTGACTGCTGCATCAGAATaatcaagaaaaactgtaaaccaattagagtacagtatatgaccaGCAGGAGGCTGACTACTGTAATAACCCCCAATTGCCCTCTAACtgcacagatacagagagaataCATTTCAGTTCATTCTCTCGTCACTCCCAACCGTCACACTTGTGAAATGTTTTGCTTGCATAAAGGGTCTTCAAGTGTAACTGCTCACAATGTAGTTTGTGGTAATGTGGTTATCACACAGCACAATgacctattttattttttaccttTCTATTTTATACACTCAAATATGTATTATGAGGAGCCTTAGGAATGTAGATAATTAGGCCTATTCAAAAACGAAATGCCCAACTTTGATTAGAACCTTGCTATGGAAGAATATTTGACATTGTTactgaaaataaaaatgactaTCGGCGGATATGTTGGTtatctttgtttgaaaaaaccccaaaacaaaacaaaaacacacacacacacacacacgtgcgcacacacacatacaagcatacacaaaagttgcaagcGTAGGGGATGgagttagcctggctaacgccacaTCTCAATCTCAATGAGATGTGATCTGGGAACCAAATATTCTTTTTCTCATATTTGAGGCAGGGTTTACGAATGCCCAGAGCCCTTTATTGGGCGCTACAGAAATCTATCAAATGTCTAGCCAGTCGTATCAATTAGTCTATAGCCTACcagaagacatactgtatagagcattttaatacttcaaaataacatttgatgaaTGAagcttacatttttcagtagtggtatgtgtgtagatttgaacaaaagctaGTTTGTTTCTTAACCAAAATAGCTGTGTTGTTTAGATGTCATCGTCTTACTGTCCCCCAGTTCTTCGATTGGTCCCCTACATGAAAATGAAGGCCATGTAATCCAGGCTGTACACAAAGTCAAGTATGCAGATTTTTATTCCATTCCACCAATGCCCTCAACTCAGGATTACACTTCATTTCGCCTAGCAGAGGATGTCTGACAATGGCTTAATTGTTCAATAAAACAATTATCAAAATGTAACACAGCAGAGGTTTTGTAGATGGCATGAAGATTTGGTGGTTTCCTACAGTGCAGTTACTGTAGGTGCTTTGTTGACATCAATCACTTTTTGTATGAGGTCAAAGCTAGGAAAATCCATAGCGATGACTCCAAAACATGTGTCTTTCGAATTATCTGTCAGATAATCATTTAAACAAGGGTTCACAAATTCGGCTACTACTCTTGGTTTATAATCAGGCCTACCGCAAGGACAGCCTGTGCCACTTGAGTAAGTCAGTATTATCTCTTCATGATCTTCATCTCGACATTTCTCCTTAGCCTCTTCCAAATGTTCCTGTATTAGCTGACATTTCCTCTGTAAATTAGTCACCTTATAATCACCGCTCTTATCAGTACCAGTAATCTCAATACCAAGGTCAAACTCCTTTTTCTGTATGAAAACAACCTTGCCTCTAACGTCTTTCAATGTTGGTATGCTTGACTCAACCCATGCATGGATCTCAGGATCCTCGTCAAGGAGTTTTTGAACACCTAATTTAACATTTGATTTATCGCTCTTCAAGACATTTTCCGGTTTTACCCTAACAAGAACTGTCTCAGTGTTATGATTCTTCAGAAATGTCTTGATAATGTGAAGTACTTCAGGTAATTTTGCTTTCTGTGAAACCGGTCCATGCACAAGTTTGAGCGATTTGTTACGCTTACTAAGCTTGACCCTAAGATCTAGATAGCGTATGCCTGCTTTGAGCTGATCTTCCAGTGACCAGGCCTGGCATTTTGCACCCAGCCAGGCACCGTGAAGGGCCATGGTGTCATGGGTGCCAGGGATGGTGATTTGAGAGATTTTCTTCCGGTCGTCAATGGATCCCATCCAGTTAAGATATTGTGGTGGAAGCTGGAGATCCGCTGCATCATTAGATGATTTGATGAATTCACAGTCACTGTCATCGTCACTGTAGCTCAAGTCCTGAAATGCTCTGTAGGATTAAACAATTGATGTTATACATAGGTGTAGTTTCTAAACATTCAATAAACAACTAAAAGGGGCACAGCAATATGAAGAAAAAAGCGTTTTCACATAAATTCATATGCACTGTGTTCTCAAGTTAATAATGTTAATCAgtaggtacatttccaaaaaaaccaaacaattCTATTCTAGAATGTAAATGCATATGCGTTGCACCTCGTTTGCCATACTTACACGAGCAGTAAAACAAAAAGGGCTGTCCGGATGAAGCTGTTCTTCATGTCTTGGCTTTGCTAAATTCACAAAGAAGTCTGTGATAAATGGCTTGGTCAATGTAGGGATGTTAAATTAAAATACAGCTGCCAGCAGAAATGATTGGGGTCCAAGCAATGGCAAAACACAAGGAATTCTGTTTAAGAATCAAATATCAAAATGGCCGTGGCAAGCCTTGAATCCATCTGAACCATGTCTTCTGCATCAAGAGACATGACTGACCAGGTGAGCTAGTGAAGTCTGTGGCAGCTGAATGGTTGTGATTATAGATACCATGGATTCTTTAGAGACAAAGTATGCCTATTGACATTTAATGTGTGATATTTGCGAAATGAGACACTCTGCTTCTCTGCTTGTGCTTGGACCCTTAATAATTCTTAAAAACACTTTGCGCCGTGTTTCCGATGGCCAAAATAGAGCCCTTTATCTACAAATCCCCAAATGTACCACATATAAATATaacaaatataaacatataCCATATGTCTAATAGAAATACAGTCCTTTCATTAGGCTATTTCTGACTGGTGACCAAACTGTAACATGCAAACTTTGCCCAGAACCTGAACATCTCTTTTAAATGTCAAATTTTAATATTCAAcagcatttgaaaaaaatgatGTTCAACTCATGGGCAGGAAAGGGTGTTTCAGCAGTCCTGTCCATATACTTAACTTTGAACTGTAATGATGCACTTTACTTCATTATGCAGAAAAGTAATGAAATCGTGGTAGAACACAT from Sardina pilchardus chromosome 1, fSarPil1.1, whole genome shotgun sequence includes:
- the gprc5bb gene encoding G protein-coupled receptor, class C, group 5, member Bb; the protein is MALSPALLFLLSAISCGSSEDSDSDPDSHPPPPRGCGSSVEAPYQVLCDLESVWGVVLEAVACGGALTALVLALVLLTRLRYVPEPERRSGVAPLLLLLAGTAGLFGLSFAFLVGRGEGLCVVRRALWGPLFALCFSCLLAQALRLRRLAAGRRSPSGGSLAGLAAALSLVQGVIAGEWLLLTVVREGHAACDYLPVDFTLACSYALGLLLMAAGLSLGVVLCGGGRSETLRRRWRCNGVWLFLSCLASLILWAAWLGFYLYNDLVATSALHHGRPDWDEPALAVALVTEGWALLLFHAIPEAHLCLRQEPQFSMASPEFYDTTNQSSSQLQDQGYEEDEGPPAQRPPFADNQAFTIEEHSAALRSGAYHNGLAGPRQGLPFRSHVYQPTEMALLMNSGTMPTAPPNFTGRQLW